A single region of the Mycobacterium lentiflavum genome encodes:
- a CDS encoding ABC transporter permease, with product MAEHSGFWGETWRKLHRRPKFIVAGLMIMLILLVALFPALFTNADPAYADPSQSLLGPSAAHWFGTDLQGHDIYARTVYGARASVTVGLGATLLVFVVGGALGALAGFYGGWIDAAVSRVADVFFGLPLLLAAIVLMQVLHHRTVWTVITILALFGWPQVARIARGAVLQVRASDYVLAAKALGLSRFQTLVRHALPNAAGPVIAMSTIALGAFIVTEATLSYLGVGLPTSVVSWGGDINLAQTRLRAGSPILFYPAGALALTVLAFMMMGDALRDALDPASRAERA from the coding sequence ATGGCTGAGCATTCCGGCTTTTGGGGTGAAACCTGGCGCAAACTGCACCGGCGCCCGAAGTTCATCGTCGCGGGTCTGATGATCATGCTCATCCTGCTGGTCGCGCTGTTTCCGGCCTTGTTCACCAACGCCGACCCCGCCTACGCCGACCCCAGCCAAAGCCTGCTCGGCCCCTCGGCGGCGCACTGGTTCGGCACGGATCTGCAGGGCCACGACATCTATGCGCGCACGGTCTACGGGGCGCGGGCCTCGGTGACGGTCGGGTTGGGTGCCACGCTGCTGGTGTTCGTCGTCGGCGGGGCACTCGGCGCGCTGGCCGGCTTCTACGGCGGCTGGATCGACGCGGCGGTCTCGCGCGTCGCCGACGTGTTCTTCGGGCTGCCGCTGCTGTTGGCCGCGATCGTGCTGATGCAGGTCCTGCACCACCGCACGGTGTGGACGGTGATCACCATCCTGGCCTTGTTCGGCTGGCCGCAGGTGGCCAGGATCGCTCGCGGTGCGGTGCTTCAGGTACGGGCCAGCGACTATGTGCTGGCGGCTAAAGCGTTGGGGTTGAGCAGGTTTCAAACCCTGGTGCGGCATGCGTTGCCCAACGCCGCGGGCCCGGTGATCGCGATGTCCACGATTGCGCTGGGCGCCTTCATCGTCACCGAGGCCACGCTGTCCTATCTGGGCGTCGGATTGCCGACCTCGGTGGTGTCGTGGGGTGGCGACATCAACCTGGCGCAGACGCGGCTGCGGGCCGGCTCGCCGATTTTGTTCTATCCGGCCGGCGCGCTGGCATTGACGGTGCTGGCATTCA
- a CDS encoding ABC transporter permease, with translation MGWYIARRLAVMVPVFLGATLLIYGMVFLLPGDPLAAIAGDRPLTPAVAAALRARYHLDDPFLLQYLRYLGGVLHGDLGRAYSGLPVSAVLAHAFPVTIRLALIALVVEAVLGIGFGVLSGLRQGGLFDSAVLITGLIIIAIPIFVLGFLAQFVFGVRLGIAPVTVGERASFARLLLPGIVLGSVSFAYIVRLTRSAVAASAHADYVRTATAKGLSRPRVVTVHILRNSLIPVVTFLGADVGALMGGAIVTEGIFNIHGVGGVLYQAVTRQEAPTVVSIVTVLVVIYLITNLLVDLLYAALDPRIRYG, from the coding sequence ATGGGTTGGTATATCGCACGAAGGCTCGCGGTGATGGTGCCCGTCTTCCTGGGCGCCACCTTGCTGATCTACGGCATGGTCTTCCTGTTGCCCGGTGACCCCCTGGCCGCGATCGCCGGGGACCGGCCGCTGACGCCCGCGGTCGCCGCGGCGCTGCGCGCGCGCTACCACCTCGACGATCCGTTCCTGCTGCAATACCTGCGCTACCTCGGCGGCGTGCTGCACGGCGACCTGGGCCGTGCCTATTCCGGCTTGCCGGTCAGTGCTGTTCTGGCACACGCCTTTCCGGTCACCATCCGGCTGGCGCTTATCGCGCTCGTCGTGGAGGCGGTGCTGGGCATCGGATTCGGCGTGCTCTCGGGCCTGCGGCAGGGCGGGCTTTTCGATTCGGCCGTGCTGATCACGGGTCTGATCATCATCGCGATCCCGATCTTCGTGCTGGGCTTTCTGGCGCAGTTCGTGTTCGGGGTCCGGCTGGGCATCGCGCCGGTCACCGTCGGCGAACGGGCGAGCTTCGCGCGCCTGCTGCTACCCGGAATCGTGCTGGGCTCGGTCTCTTTCGCCTATATCGTGCGGTTGACCCGTTCGGCGGTGGCCGCCAGTGCGCATGCCGACTATGTCCGCACCGCCACCGCCAAAGGGTTGTCACGGCCGCGGGTGGTGACCGTGCACATTCTGCGTAACTCGCTGATCCCGGTGGTGACGTTCCTGGGCGCCGATGTGGGTGCGCTGATGGGCGGGGCCATCGTCACCGAGGGCATCTTCAACATTCACGGCGTCGGCGGTGTGTTGTATCAGGCCGTCACCCGGCAGGAGGCGCCGACGGTGGTGTCGATCGTGACGGTGCTGGTGGTGATCTATCTGATCACCAACTTGCTGGTCGATCTGCTCTATGCGGCGCTGGACCCGAGGATCCGCTATGGCTGA